One genomic segment of Ipomoea triloba cultivar NCNSP0323 chromosome 9, ASM357664v1 includes these proteins:
- the LOC116029278 gene encoding germin-like protein subfamily 1 member 14: MGFRLLIIAIAVLALASSFAQASDPSPLQDFCVAVNDSKAAVFVNGKICKNPMEVDANDFLFQGLNKPGNTSNPLGSAVSPVNVNNLPGLNTLGISLARIDFEPYGLNPPHTHPRATEVLTVLEGTLYVGFVLSNPAPGMKNKLFTKVLKAGDVFVFPEGLIHFQFNIGHSKAIAFAGLSSQNPGVITIANAVFGSDPPINPNVLTKAFQVDKNVINYLQSQFWYNNN; the protein is encoded by the exons ATGGGTTTTAGATTACTCATCATTGCCATTGCCGTGTTGGCATTGGCATCTTCATTTGCACAAGCATCGGATCCTAGTCCTTTGCAGGATTTCTGTGTCGCTGTTAATGACTCCAAGGCTGCCG TGTTTGTTAACGGAAAGATTTGCAAGAACCCAATGGAAGTTGATGCCAATGATTTCCTCTTCCAAGGTCTTAACAAGCCTGGAAATACATCAAATCCACTTGGATCAGCAGTCTCACCCGTGAATGTCAATAATCTACCGGGACTTAACACACTTGGCATTTCACTAGCTCGTATTGATTTTGAGCCCTACGGCCTCAACCCTCCCCACACCCACCCTCGTGCAACCGAAGTCCTCACAGTCTTGGAAGGCACCCTCTATGTTGGATTTGTCCTTTCTAATCCAGCACCAGGAATGAAGAACAAACTCTTCACCAAAGTACTTAAGGCAGGCGATGTTTTCGTATTCCCAGAAGGTCTCATTCATTTCCAATTCAACATCGGACATTCAAAAGCCATTGCTTTTGCTGGCTTGAGCAGTCAAAACCCTGGAGTCATTACTATTGCCAATGCCGTTTTTGGTTCCGATCCGCCAATCAATCCAAATGTTTTGACTAAAGCATTCCAAGTGGACAAGAATGTTATTAACTACCTCCAATCACAATTCTGGTACAACAACAACTAG
- the LOC116029853 gene encoding germin-like protein 12-1, with protein MEFNNLRNWVISLARIDFEPYGLNPPHTHPRATEVLTVLEGTLYVGFVLSNPAPGMKNKLFTKVLKEGDVFVFPQGLIHFQFNIGHSKAIAFAGLSSQNPGVITIANAVFGSDPPISPNVLTKAFQVDKNVINYLQSQFWYNNN; from the exons ATGGAAttcaataatttaagaaat tgGGTNATTTCACTAGCTCGTATTGATTTTGAGCCCTACGGCCTCAACCCTCCCCACACCCACCCTCGTGCAACTGAAGTCCTTACAGTCTTGGAGGGCACCCTCTATGTCGGCTTTGTCCTTTCTAATCCAGCACCAGGAATGAAGAACAAGCTCTTCACAAAAGTTCTTAAAGAGGGCGATGTTTTTGTATTCCCACAAGGTCTCATTCATTTCCAGTTCAACATTGGACATTCAAAAGCCATTGCTTTTGCTGGCTTGAGTAGTCAAAATCCAGGAGTCATCACTATTGCCAACGCTGTTTTCGGATCTGATCCACCAATAAGTCCAAATGTTTTGACTAAAGCATTCCAAGTGGACAAGAATGTGATTAACTACCTCCAATCACAATTCTGGTACAACAACAACTAA
- the LOC116029854 gene encoding auxin-induced protein 15A-like, producing MLLDEFSEWNKTVSGNIFLNLEELEYTVQALEIKKKHPRMAISMTRILRAKQGLRRSSSRTNRENEVPKGHFAVYVGESKKKRFVIPISYLKDPSFQDLLSQAEEEFGFDYLMGGITIPCLEDTFLDIISCSSRY from the exons atgttattgGATGAGTTTAGTGAATGGAATAAAACAGTTTCTGGGAACATTTTCCTCAATCTGGAGGAGCTGGAATATACGGTCCAAGCACTTGAGATCAA AAAGAAACATCCCAGAATGGCAATTAGTATGACACGCATTCTCCGTGCTAAGCAGGGCCTCAGAAGGTCTTCTTCAAGAACAAACAGAGAAAATGAGGTTCCTAAGGGGCACTTTGCAGTTTATGTGGGCGAAAGCAAAAAGAAGCGCTTTGTTATCCCGATATCATACTTGAAGGACCCTTCGTTCCAAGACTTGCTAAGTCAAGCAGAGGAAGAGTTTGGATTTGATTATCTAATGGGTGGAATCACCATACCTTGTCTGGAGGATACCTTCCTCGATATCATCTCGTGTTCAAGTAGATATTGA